From the Arvicola amphibius chromosome 2, mArvAmp1.2, whole genome shotgun sequence genome, one window contains:
- the LOC119806295 gene encoding 40S ribosomal protein S25-like has product MPPKDDKKKKDAGKSVKKDKDPVNKSVNKFGKAKKKKWSKGKVRDKLNNLVLFDKATFDKLCKEVPNYKLITPAVVSERLKTRGSLARAALQELLSKGLIKLVSKHRAQIIYTRNTKGGDAPAAGEDA; this is encoded by the coding sequence ATGCCGCCCAAGGAtgataagaagaagaaagatgccggAAAGTCcgtcaaaaaagacaaagacccaGTAAATAAGTCAGTAAATAAGTTTGGCAAGGCCAAAAAGAAGAAGTGGTCCAAAGGCAAAGTTCGGGACAAGCTCAACAATCTAGTCCTGTTTGACAAGGCTACATTCGACAAACTCTGTAAGGAAGTTCCCAACTATAAGCTTATTACTCCAGCCGTGGTCTCTGAGAGACTGAAAACTCGCGGTTCCTTGGCCAGGGCAGCTCTTCAGGAGCTCCTTAGTAAAGGGCTCATCAAGCTGGTTTCAAAGCACAGAGCCCAAATAATTTACACCAGAAACACAAAGGGTGGAGATGCCCCAGCTGCTGGTGAAGATGCATGA